One Thermosphaera aggregans DNA segment encodes these proteins:
- the rsmA gene encoding 16S rRNA (adenine(1518)-N(6)/adenine(1519)-N(6))-dimethyltransferase RsmA, with amino-acid sequence MKRHGIRPSKKLSQNFVVNPRLISDILSLTSSEDTVEIGCGIGTLTIFLINRVRSLACVEYDERMIRVVASIVRNPRFIPVRGDALATGVGRPQVVSNLPYHVTSDMLIMIARDNSVSKAVLTLQKEVGDRLVAKPGSESYGRLSVIVQLLFNLRVAGVYHPGSFIPRPKVASSLLLLERRRTYDRVVEKVEHVTRALFSQRRRNARRVAESRLSLSAEVLNRIIPSDKRVFELEPEVFLALAEELAST; translated from the coding sequence TTGAAAAGACATGGGATAAGGCCTTCGAAAAAGTTAAGCCAGAACTTCGTGGTAAACCCTAGGCTAATATCCGATATTTTATCGTTAACAAGTAGCGAGGACACTGTAGAGATTGGGTGCGGGATAGGAACCCTCACAATATTCCTGATCAACAGGGTCAGGTCCCTGGCCTGCGTCGAGTATGATGAAAGAATGATCAGAGTCGTCGCCAGCATTGTTAGAAACCCCCGGTTCATACCTGTTAGAGGGGATGCTTTAGCAACAGGGGTTGGAAGACCCCAAGTAGTATCCAACCTGCCCTACCATGTAACATCCGACATGCTCATAATGATTGCAAGGGATAATTCTGTTTCAAAGGCTGTTCTCACCCTTCAAAAAGAGGTTGGGGATAGGCTGGTCGCCAAGCCCGGTTCAGAATCCTACGGAAGGCTCAGCGTGATAGTGCAACTACTCTTCAATTTAAGAGTTGCAGGAGTCTACCATCCCGGGTCGTTTATCCCGCGGCCTAAGGTAGCGTCAAGCCTGCTCCTGCTTGAACGCAGGAGAACCTATGATAGGGTGGTTGAAAAGGTTGAGCATGTGACAAGGGCTTTGTTCAGCCAACGGAGAAGAAATGCTAGGAGGGTTGCAGAGTCCCGCCTAAGCCTTAGCGCCGAGGTTTTAAACAGGATTATCCCATCTGATAAAAGGGTTTTCGAGCTAGAGCCCGAGGTGTTCCTCGCATTAGCGGAAGAATTAGCGAGTACATAG
- the glmS gene encoding glutamine--fructose-6-phosphate transaminase (isomerizing) has product MCGIIGASLSNRVCRELVIGEIVFNGLLRLEYRGYDSAGVAVIGDQLLVRKGKGKLRELDAKLGFKGLHGCVGIGHTRWATHGVPDDVNAHPHVDCKGVFAVVHNGVLENFVELKRMLQNKGHVFVSDTDTEVIPHLVEEYYRETGDVFESFKQAVKALKGTYAILLITPLEPFKIFFAKKDSPLIIGLGVGFNLLASDIPAVLPHTRKVVALRDNWAGFITPSEAYVEDLATGKPVELAEYVRIVEWSLSEAEKSGYPHFMLKEIHEQPRAVMETLHGALHDQLIPEAVELLANAEKVYVTGAGTSFHAAEHFSITGTRLAGKPIISFISSEYDTYLPAAGEGDVLIVVSQSGETMDSLKALRAFKRKGVRVISVSNVIDSAIPRESHVTLYTRAGPEIGVAATKTFTTQTTLLTYLAVRLGEATGQLDAGEREGILRSISSAGELVKKALEDTGERAKKLASAISRSSSAYYLSRGVGVPVAKEGALKIKEIAYIHAESYPAGESKHGPIALVEKSFPVVFVIPNDTYLETLLLGNIEEMKARGAFTVGVGPEGSRAVELLNDYIPVPRTHWALTPLTHTIPLQLLAYYAAVEKGFDPDKPRNLAKTVTVE; this is encoded by the coding sequence TTGTGCGGAATTATAGGAGCCAGCCTGAGCAACCGGGTCTGCAGGGAGCTCGTAATTGGTGAAATAGTTTTCAACGGCCTGCTCAGGCTGGAGTACAGGGGTTATGACTCGGCAGGAGTAGCGGTTATAGGGGATCAACTCCTGGTTAGGAAAGGCAAGGGGAAGCTGAGAGAGCTGGATGCGAAGCTGGGTTTCAAAGGGCTACACGGCTGCGTGGGCATAGGGCATACTAGGTGGGCTACTCACGGAGTCCCCGACGATGTTAACGCGCACCCTCATGTTGACTGTAAAGGCGTGTTCGCAGTAGTGCACAATGGGGTTTTAGAAAACTTCGTGGAGCTTAAGAGAATGCTACAGAACAAGGGGCACGTGTTTGTAAGCGATACTGATACCGAGGTTATCCCGCACCTTGTAGAAGAATACTACCGTGAGACAGGGGATGTTTTCGAATCCTTCAAGCAAGCAGTGAAAGCTTTGAAGGGAACCTACGCTATCCTGCTGATAACGCCTCTCGAACCATTCAAAATTTTCTTCGCCAAGAAGGATAGTCCCTTGATAATTGGCCTCGGTGTAGGATTCAACCTCCTGGCCAGCGACATACCTGCAGTCCTCCCCCACACCCGCAAGGTGGTGGCGTTAAGGGATAACTGGGCGGGTTTCATCACCCCTAGCGAAGCTTACGTGGAGGACCTTGCAACCGGTAAGCCAGTCGAGCTCGCGGAGTATGTTAGGATTGTCGAGTGGAGTCTTAGTGAAGCCGAGAAATCCGGGTACCCCCACTTCATGCTCAAGGAGATTCACGAGCAGCCGAGAGCTGTTATGGAAACCCTCCACGGGGCCCTGCACGACCAACTAATCCCTGAAGCCGTTGAACTGCTGGCGAATGCTGAGAAAGTCTATGTTACAGGGGCTGGCACTAGTTTCCACGCTGCTGAACACTTCTCGATAACCGGGACAAGGCTCGCCGGCAAACCCATCATAAGCTTTATTTCAAGCGAGTACGACACCTACCTTCCCGCGGCGGGAGAGGGAGATGTCTTAATCGTGGTAAGCCAGAGCGGGGAGACAATGGACTCGTTAAAGGCTTTAAGAGCTTTCAAGAGAAAAGGCGTTAGAGTAATCTCCGTAAGCAACGTGATCGATTCAGCAATCCCCCGGGAAAGCCATGTAACGCTTTACACGCGCGCAGGCCCCGAGATAGGCGTGGCCGCGACTAAGACTTTCACAACCCAGACAACCCTCTTAACCTATCTCGCTGTGCGGCTTGGGGAAGCCACGGGTCAACTAGACGCTGGCGAGAGGGAGGGGATACTTAGAAGCATTAGCTCGGCAGGCGAACTGGTTAAGAAGGCTCTGGAGGACACTGGGGAGCGAGCTAAGAAGCTGGCCAGCGCAATCTCCCGCTCCAGCAGCGCATACTACCTGAGCAGGGGGGTTGGGGTCCCGGTTGCCAAGGAGGGTGCTTTGAAGATCAAGGAGATAGCATATATTCATGCAGAATCCTATCCAGCGGGCGAGTCGAAACATGGCCCTATAGCCCTGGTTGAGAAATCCTTCCCCGTAGTCTTCGTAATACCGAACGACACCTACCTTGAAACCCTGCTGTTAGGGAATATTGAGGAGATGAAGGCTCGTGGAGCATTCACTGTTGGCGTGGGACCTGAAGGCTCAAGGGCTGTGGAGCTTCTAAACGACTACATACCCGTGCCGCGGACACACTGGGCTTTAACCCCTCTCACCCACACAATACCCCTCCAGCTTCTAGCATACTACGCTGCTGTTGAGAAAGGGTTTGACCCTGATAAGCCTAGGAATCTTGCTAAAACCGTTACGGTGGAGTAG
- a CDS encoding TrmH family RNA methyltransferase, with protein sequence MIRVVLVGIEGAYNLGVISRTCVNFKVNELYLVNPSASVEEALLYSAKGREFLEKAVVVSSLDEALKGVDASVATSAKGYSPGDVLRQAIDIETFTSQIAPRIGRMALVFGRESTGLTREELAKTDFIVSIPGNPEYPVLNVSQAVAIFLWELWKIRREQSLNIAPSAPREEVEALISLVDNISSAIISTPEKARRAGLVWRRILHRARPTAYEARVLKYWLYRVRSKLGGG encoded by the coding sequence ATGATTAGGGTTGTGCTCGTAGGCATAGAGGGTGCTTACAACCTCGGCGTGATCTCAAGGACGTGTGTTAACTTTAAAGTGAATGAGCTCTACCTTGTCAACCCGTCAGCATCGGTAGAGGAGGCATTACTGTACTCTGCGAAGGGAAGGGAATTCCTGGAGAAAGCCGTCGTTGTCAGCTCGCTTGACGAAGCTCTTAAAGGAGTTGACGCATCCGTGGCGACAAGCGCTAAAGGGTATTCACCGGGCGACGTGCTCAGGCAAGCCATTGATATCGAGACCTTCACCTCCCAAATAGCCCCCAGGATAGGGAGAATGGCTCTTGTCTTCGGCAGGGAGAGCACAGGGTTGACTAGAGAGGAGCTTGCTAAGACGGATTTCATTGTTTCAATACCGGGCAACCCGGAATACCCTGTTTTAAACGTTAGCCAAGCAGTAGCAATCTTCCTGTGGGAGCTGTGGAAGATTCGCAGGGAGCAATCCCTAAACATAGCCCCTTCCGCCCCTCGCGAGGAGGTTGAGGCCCTTATATCCCTGGTTGACAATATTTCGTCGGCAATTATTTCCACGCCGGAGAAGGCTAGGAGAGCGGGGCTTGTGTGGAGGAGGATTCTGCACAGGGCGAGGCCCACGGCTTACGAGGCGCGTGTTTTAAAATACTGGCTTTACAGGGTCAGGAGCAAGCTTGGCGGGGGCTAA
- a CDS encoding saccharopine dehydrogenase family protein, whose amino-acid sequence MERLMSEVTVLGLGRVGYRTLKLLHELLPDANFNAVDANPGVKPLAEALGRTVFHVYSQDVLKELAKKSDLFVTALPSSTAFPILKTLAEECVDIVDVSFTREDPYLLEPVVEKCGTVFIPDAGFAPGYSNLIAGYVEKELGGLESIDIMVGGIPSYPIPPLGYVVTWNPFDLIEEYKRPARIIRNGELVAVDPLSETITVDVEGVGMLEGFVSDGLRTLLRNIRARNMREVTLRWPGHVGYMKFLRDLGLMSEDYLEIDNTRVQPVRVLAKIFETRLKADVNDVAILHVEATGIGGGRYVETAVLQGTVENPATPFFTALVHAYASYLAAKRLVKPGVQPLENMSEHKQGFQEFLEAKNVKIRIKRW is encoded by the coding sequence TTGGAGAGGCTTATGAGCGAGGTAACAGTCCTCGGGCTTGGAAGAGTCGGGTATAGGACGCTTAAACTATTGCATGAACTGCTCCCTGACGCAAACTTCAACGCTGTTGACGCGAACCCAGGGGTTAAACCCTTGGCTGAAGCCCTCGGCAGGACAGTGTTCCATGTCTACTCGCAGGACGTTTTGAAAGAGCTTGCGAAAAAGTCGGACTTATTCGTAACAGCACTCCCCTCCTCCACAGCCTTCCCGATCCTGAAAACCCTGGCTGAGGAATGCGTTGATATCGTGGATGTTTCATTCACCAGGGAAGACCCCTACCTGCTCGAGCCTGTAGTGGAGAAGTGTGGAACCGTGTTCATACCTGACGCCGGGTTCGCCCCGGGCTACAGCAACTTGATCGCAGGATACGTGGAAAAGGAGCTGGGAGGGCTGGAAAGCATCGACATAATGGTTGGAGGAATCCCCAGCTACCCCATCCCCCCTCTAGGCTACGTTGTAACATGGAACCCCTTTGACCTCATCGAGGAGTATAAGAGGCCTGCGAGAATTATCCGCAACGGAGAGCTCGTAGCAGTGGACCCGTTATCCGAGACCATCACGGTAGATGTTGAAGGTGTTGGAATGCTTGAAGGATTCGTGTCAGACGGCTTGAGAACCCTGTTGAGAAACATTAGGGCGCGGAACATGAGAGAGGTTACTCTGAGATGGCCTGGGCACGTAGGCTATATGAAGTTCCTGAGAGACCTGGGTTTGATGAGCGAGGATTACTTGGAAATCGACAACACCAGGGTGCAGCCGGTGAGGGTTCTCGCTAAAATCTTCGAGACAAGGCTGAAGGCGGATGTTAACGATGTAGCAATCCTCCACGTGGAGGCAACAGGGATTGGCGGGGGAAGGTATGTTGAAACAGCGGTTTTACAGGGGACGGTGGAGAACCCGGCAACACCCTTCTTCACAGCCCTGGTTCACGCGTATGCTTCATACCTGGCGGCGAAGCGGCTGGTTAAGCCTGGCGTACAGCCCTTGGAGAACATGAGCGAGCATAAGCAAGGATTCCAGGAGTTCTTGGAAGCTAAAAACGTTAAGATAAGGATTAAGCGCTGGTAG
- a CDS encoding methyltransferase — MNLVDEVKPSGRVCVDLGSGTGVVGSHLVSQGYCQLAVLVDVVEDALISSRDTVEANNLSSRGIVITSVEALNDGSVDMVVSNPPYLPAYDPGKIDIATEGGVKGYETVAYFIRESSRILKQGGFLFLVYSSLTGEEAVESLLAENGFEKIKTTVSKFFYEEIKVVYCRRKGQAK, encoded by the coding sequence ATCAACCTGGTAGATGAGGTAAAGCCAAGTGGAAGAGTCTGCGTCGACCTGGGCTCAGGGACAGGTGTGGTGGGTTCTCACCTGGTTTCACAAGGTTATTGCCAGCTAGCCGTGCTCGTGGACGTGGTGGAGGATGCGCTGATATCTAGCAGGGACACTGTAGAGGCTAACAACCTGTCCAGCAGAGGCATTGTGATCACCAGTGTTGAAGCCCTTAACGACGGCTCCGTGGACATGGTAGTGAGCAATCCTCCCTATCTCCCAGCATACGATCCCGGCAAGATAGATATCGCTACTGAGGGAGGTGTGAAAGGCTATGAGACGGTGGCCTACTTCATCAGGGAGTCCTCCAGGATTTTAAAACAAGGTGGTTTCCTATTCCTGGTCTACTCCTCGCTAACCGGGGAGGAGGCTGTTGAGTCCCTGCTTGCGGAGAACGGTTTCGAAAAGATCAAAACGACTGTTTCAAAATTCTTTTATGAAGAAATAAAGGTTGTTTACTGTAGGAGAAAGGGGCAGGCTAAATGA
- a CDS encoding DUF655 domain-containing protein codes for MSLFRPDNPRRQEHPWENSMIVLDYMELGNPSDRHYEHRNQPLVQGVGTKYFTLLEANPLPAVRIDILEKVELGYPSKVKRIIQIHYDDLTSMAKANLPEALKMIINENEKVFVEFFNIADPVNIRLHALELLPGIGKKTMRLILDERATRRFESFEDIRQRVKIEPVKIIIERLLKEFMGGEKYYLFLKPRERDAIYLRYLERLYGEIL; via the coding sequence ATGTCTCTTTTCAGGCCAGATAATCCTAGGCGGCAGGAGCATCCTTGGGAAAACTCGATGATAGTGTTGGATTACATGGAGCTTGGAAACCCTTCAGACCGCCATTACGAGCACAGAAACCAGCCGCTGGTTCAGGGCGTGGGCACCAAGTACTTCACCCTCCTGGAGGCAAACCCCCTGCCAGCTGTCAGGATCGATATCCTGGAGAAGGTGGAGCTGGGATATCCCAGTAAGGTGAAGAGGATTATTCAGATCCACTACGACGATCTCACAAGCATGGCGAAAGCAAACCTGCCCGAGGCCTTGAAGATGATTATAAACGAGAATGAAAAGGTCTTCGTAGAATTCTTCAACATCGCAGACCCTGTTAACATCAGGCTCCACGCTTTAGAACTACTGCCCGGTATTGGTAAGAAAACGATGAGGCTCATACTTGACGAGCGGGCTACTAGGAGGTTTGAAAGCTTCGAAGATATAAGGCAGAGGGTTAAGATTGAGCCGGTCAAGATAATCATTGAGAGATTGTTGAAGGAGTTCATGGGCGGGGAGAAATATTACTTGTTCCTGAAGCCGAGGGAGAGGGACGCGATATATCTAAGATACTTAGAGAGGCTTTACGGTGAAATATTATAG
- the pyrH gene encoding UMP kinase, translating into MIVLNTLVLKITGKAFDEGSGLIEKYVSILKTLSEKYKLIVITGGGRLARHYIDMAKNIGVTSNYWLDLIGIDVSRLNALLLIAGMEGRAYPKPYESLNELLSALPYSNVLVAGGLIPGQSTASVAVQSAEAVGARVLYYFSAIDYVYDKDPAKHSDAQPFKEITATRLKEILAQKQLPGEYALIDDKALDMAVRSGIEIRLIFFKNPEKIFESLNGLNPGTRILPK; encoded by the coding sequence ATGATTGTTTTGAACACACTGGTGTTGAAGATAACTGGGAAGGCTTTCGACGAAGGATCAGGGTTGATCGAGAAGTATGTTAGCATTTTGAAGACGCTGTCGGAGAAGTACAAGCTCATCGTTATAACAGGCGGGGGACGTTTAGCAAGACACTATATTGATATGGCTAAGAACATTGGAGTGACCTCGAACTACTGGCTGGACCTGATCGGGATAGACGTATCCAGGCTCAACGCTCTCTTACTCATCGCGGGCATGGAGGGGAGGGCCTACCCTAAGCCTTATGAATCGCTCAACGAGCTTCTCTCAGCACTACCCTACAGCAATGTCCTGGTGGCAGGCGGGCTCATACCCGGGCAGTCCACAGCCTCTGTGGCTGTTCAATCAGCAGAAGCTGTGGGCGCACGCGTCCTCTACTACTTCTCAGCAATAGATTACGTCTACGACAAGGATCCGGCGAAGCATAGTGATGCCCAGCCTTTTAAAGAAATAACAGCAACCCGTCTCAAGGAAATCCTTGCGCAGAAGCAACTGCCTGGAGAGTACGCTTTGATCGATGATAAGGCTCTCGACATGGCGGTTAGGAGCGGGATTGAGATACGCTTGATATTCTTCAAAAACCCTGAGAAAATATTTGAATCGCTTAACGGTTTAAACCCTGGCACCAGGATTCTACCTAAGTAG
- the tsaA gene encoding tRNA (N6-threonylcarbamoyladenosine(37)-N6)-methyltransferase TrmO has product MSSTMAEFRIEVKPIGVVHVEAGDEEVKKSVNGVPGVVEIFPEYEQGLKGLEGFSHIILVTFLHKTSDRDRETLLVKPRRLVKYGFTLEELPLIGVFATDSPHRPNPIGVSIVELARVEGRFLHVKGLDVFNGTPVLDLKPYTPGRVVREVRLPEWYASLLEKARRVEPGLSDL; this is encoded by the coding sequence GTGTCCTCCACCATGGCCGAGTTCAGAATAGAGGTCAAGCCTATTGGGGTAGTCCACGTTGAAGCAGGTGATGAGGAGGTTAAGAAGAGCGTTAACGGGGTTCCAGGGGTTGTTGAAATATTCCCCGAGTACGAGCAAGGCTTGAAAGGGCTGGAAGGCTTCTCGCACATAATCCTTGTAACATTCCTGCATAAGACTAGTGATCGAGACAGGGAAACACTGCTGGTTAAGCCACGGAGGCTTGTCAAATATGGTTTCACACTGGAAGAACTACCGTTAATAGGGGTTTTCGCAACCGACTCCCCTCACCGTCCAAACCCGATCGGGGTTTCAATAGTCGAGCTGGCTAGAGTTGAAGGCAGGTTTCTACATGTCAAGGGGTTGGACGTGTTCAACGGAACCCCTGTGCTGGATTTGAAGCCCTACACGCCCGGCAGGGTTGTGCGGGAGGTTAGGCTACCGGAATGGTATGCTAGCCTGCTGGAGAA
- a CDS encoding ZIP family metal transporter, whose product MFLEADALGRSIIFGLIPALGTSIGGLIGVLTPHSRDLYMDFGLGFAAGLMLVASFTSLLIPSIELSSIYVALAGLITGVVMIFIVDKLTPHEHLQERFEGPARYKGRVKALYLMVFALLIHNIPEGMAVGAGSALVFEKGLALSIAIAIQDVPEGFAVSYPLISLTGSRFKAFSIAVLSGFSETLASILTGLLIEVSQGLIPFILALAAGAMVYVVSDEVIPETHKYGHEDVATMGFVTGFVTMLFLDTLA is encoded by the coding sequence ATGTTTTTAGAAGCAGACGCTCTTGGAAGGAGCATAATTTTCGGGTTGATCCCGGCCCTGGGAACCAGCATTGGAGGGTTAATAGGGGTTTTAACACCCCACTCAAGAGACTTGTACATGGATTTCGGCCTAGGCTTCGCGGCAGGATTGATGCTGGTAGCTTCTTTCACAAGCCTGCTAATACCATCCATAGAGTTATCCAGCATCTACGTAGCGTTAGCCGGCTTGATAACCGGGGTGGTAATGATATTCATCGTTGATAAGCTAACCCCGCACGAGCACTTGCAGGAGAGGTTTGAGGGCCCTGCCAGGTACAAGGGAAGGGTTAAAGCACTCTACCTAATGGTTTTCGCCCTGCTCATTCACAACATACCTGAAGGAATGGCTGTCGGAGCCGGCTCCGCCCTCGTCTTCGAGAAAGGATTGGCCTTGTCAATAGCCATAGCCATTCAGGATGTGCCAGAGGGGTTCGCAGTATCATACCCGCTGATAAGTTTAACAGGGAGCAGGTTTAAAGCCTTCTCGATAGCGGTTTTATCCGGGTTCAGTGAAACACTTGCAAGCATCCTAACCGGGTTGCTCATAGAGGTAAGCCAGGGGTTAATACCGTTCATACTCGCGCTGGCCGCTGGGGCAATGGTCTATGTTGTGAGCGACGAGGTGATCCCTGAGACGCATAAGTATGGTCATGAAGACGTTGCGACAATGGGGTTTGTAACAGGGTTTGTGACGATGCTCTTCCTGGACACACTGGCTTGA